Genomic window (Streptomyces sp. TG1A-60):
CCTGCGGCATCGCGGTGAGTGCCCGTTTCTCCAGGACGAATCCGGTGCTGTACAGCGCGTTCGCCAGCAGGGCCGCGGCCACTCCCCACCACATCGTCGCCCCCTACGTCCGTCGGGTCGTGCGTGAGGCCGGCGGGGCGGGCCTGCGCGCGTGCAGCAGCAGGATCGACGCGGCCGACGGGGCCGCGCAGGCCAGCCGGTCCAGTGGACGCAGCGGGCGTGGTACGCCGTGGAAGGGCGCCCCGCGAAGTCGTACGACCTCGAAGCCGGACGCGGCCACGAACTCCCTCAGCGCGCGGGCGGTGTAGAGCCGCAGATGGCCCACGACCTCCGTCCCCGGGCGGCCGTGGATGCCGCGCAGGCTCACCTCCGAGAACACCGGCTGGACGCCCGCGAGCAGCAGCGCGCGGTTGTACCAGGCCGCGAGGTTCGGGGTGGAGAGCATCAGATGGCCGCCGGGGCGCAGGACGCGGTGGATCTCGTCGAGGGCCGCGTCCGGGTCCACC
Coding sequences:
- a CDS encoding class I SAM-dependent methyltransferase, with the protein product MPATTPPDTPAHAPRGGLRDFYEDPSVPVASGTPRSLAQARMLAAALGPAVTAGPRTVLDIGCGDGTAAATAAPLLTGHRVIGVDWSQDALRRARTRIPHAVRGELADGGLPFRSESADAVLFSEVIEHLVDPDAALDEIHRVLRPGGHLMLSTPNLAAWYNRALLLAGVQPVFSEVSLRGIHGRPGTEVVGHLRLYTARALREFVAASGFEVVRLRGAPFHGVPRPLRPLDRLACAAPSAASILLLHARRPAPPASRTTRRT